A window of Diabrotica virgifera virgifera chromosome 9, PGI_DIABVI_V3a contains these coding sequences:
- the LOC126891582 gene encoding uncharacterized protein LOC126891582, whose amino-acid sequence MENLCRPPEPLTLDGNIAANWKRFSQKFELFMTATGLLDKPEAQKIAVFLNLVGDEGLDLHNSFTYTEEEEKKLESIIKKFEDYCSPTANLKFERFKFNSVMQAEAQTFDYFLTELRKAVKTTSYQDQDEMVRDRIVMSIWDKNTQEKLLREPKLTLTKAIEFCRAVEVSKSQSKALQSELGVNVLRSKPSSSSTPNLNQSSCHRCGYKHKKNAICPAIGKSCAKCQKPNHFASVCKHDEKKKEKNRSWKQKNVHLVEKEDNSSDSDSVCDVHFLSSINVIDSVDSTRRKSESVWMQKINIGHSHVEFKLDTGAEGRWLAWIVIHYGSYMHRNNVM is encoded by the exons ATGGAGAATTTGTGTCGACCTCCTGAACCGTTGACCCTAGATGGAAATATAGCGGCAAACTGGAAAAGATTTTCACAAAAGTTTGAGTTATTCATGACAGCCACAGGATTGCTGGATAAGCCAGAAGCACAGAAGATAGCCGTATTCTTGAACCTTGTGGGCGATGAAGGACTGGACCTTCACAATAGCTTTACATACACAGAAGAGGAAGAGAAAAAACTAGAATCAATCATAAAGAAATTCGAAGATTACTGCTCGCCGACtgctaatttaaaatttgaacGATTTAAGTTCAATAGTGTAATGCAAGCCGAAGCACAAACATTTGACTACTTTCTCACAGAGCTGAGAAAGGCAGTAAAAACTACTAGTTACCAAGACCAAGATGAAATGGTAAGAGATAGAATAGTAATGAGTATATGGGACAAAAATACCCAAGAAAAACTACTAAGAGAACCAAAACTAACATTAACAAAGGCTATTGAATTCTGTAGGGCAGTTGAGGTCAGTAAATCACAATCCAAAGCTCTTCAAAGTGAACTAGGGGTTAATGTATTGAGAAGTAAGCCATCATCATCGTCAACACCTAATTTGAACCAGAGCAGTTGCCATAGATGTGGATACAAACACAAGAAAAATGCAATTTGTCCAGCGATTGGTAAAAGTTGTGCCAAATGCCAAAAGCCAAATCACTTTGCTTCAGTATGTAAACATGAtgaaaagaagaaagaaaagaaTAGAAGCTGGAAACAAAAAAATGTGCACTTGGTAGAGAAAGAAGACAACAGTAGTGACAGTGATAGTGTATGTGATGTACATTTCCTAAGTTCAATAAATGTAATAGATTCAGTAGATTCAACACGTAGAAAAAGTGAAAGTGTTTGGATGCAAAAGATAAACATAGGACACAGTCATGTAGAATTTAAACTAGACACTGGTGCCGAA GGTCGCTGGTTGGCGTGGATTGTTATCCACTATGGAAGTTATATGCACAGAAATAATGTAATGTGA